In Aedes albopictus strain Foshan chromosome 3, AalbF5, whole genome shotgun sequence, the genomic window acccagaaaaatgagctctttcgattaggctaaagaaaatggcaatatttaaataatttgctTAACAACCCAATTCATCCAAAGTTCATTTTTATTCAGCACATGCTACACTTTGCGATTTTATGTTAATGTCTGATCACACTTCAGAATAAACGAGAGAGAATCTGAGAAAGTGTGAGgcgtcgctggcgtcgctgccgaaacatctcttgctggcggagataggccgggctataagtgtcaaagcgaaaaagtatgcagtttgacagatagatacccgacatgtttgcgagcgagaacaaagggaacaacagccacattcgtcctctatagtttattaactctattggaattctgagcaacacttttaggggttcattcaaatattacgtaacgcaaaacatGACAATTTTGGACACCCTCCCtctcccacgtaacaacttttgtatggaagattttgaaattttgtatgaagcgtaacacagcgctagaccccctccctccccccattgcgttacgtaatagtaatatttgaatgaaccctagcgAAGAttctatcacagacaaacagacgtaactcttagaggaatttcatcaaaaacttttgtccggtgccattttcatgagcacactgccacctgttggtagaaccgcgcgcgacactgtcggccatgatggatttcgatttgacgttttgctaacacgcacactactatacaaattgcctgtaatcttcgtttgcatcattcagcgtcgtgtacactggcaaacgtcaaagcgatcgaacactagcgcctctggtggaacaatcgcgcaaatcaaattaaatttgaattgatcgttaaatgcatgtgccaagctgttttgaagagtgttacgtctgtttcgtTACatatgtcttgcccctaggttgaTGCCAAACAACACCCAAATTAATCGACTGATAGATTCTATGTGCGTTAACCACATAGATTGCCGGCGAGAGAGAGAACCGCCTGTTTATGTGCAAGTAATAAAATCTACGAGTAAGATTAATGATTTTTATTACTACTGAAATACATTTCAAGTGTAGCAGCATAACACGAAATCTAGCGCTCATAAAATTTAAAAGATAGAATGACCATAAGAAAACATAATGGCGCGTGAATGTTTTGCTCGAAAACGTGTTGTTGTTAATTCAATAAGCGGAAAATTGGAAGTCTGTAGAGGTAATTATAACGTGTTACGTTCATTATAAAGTGATTCAAAACAATTAATTTATTTTCAGAATTGGAACCGATCGCTTCAGAAACACAATGAAAGAAGAACTGAGGTAGTTCTCGAACATCCACCTAAAGTTAAGACTGGAACGGATTGCATGACCAGGTTACAGTCTGTGAGCTCATCCCTGGAGGTCATCATCGCAAAGTCCGTCATGCCAACACAACCATCCGGCCACCGAGACGGCCCCATAGTGGGTCACGAGGCGATTATcccacacactaagattctgattttccagctcagtaaaattttcgctgagttctgtaattttttcatctttttactgagttttcaacagcagatttaactcggtacactcggtaatcaatatttaccgttcatcagtaacgatatttaccgttcatctgtaatttttgacagttcatttgcagaactcgttaacttatttacagagtattcagcaaaagggataaccgagcgtaccgagttaaatctgctgttgagaactcagtaaaaagatggggaaaataccgagctgatcttagtgtgcaaCTGCTGAAGGAACTGGCGGAGCGCACGACGAGGCACTTCACCCTCTTCCCTAATATTTAATAGCTTTAATCTTGATTTGTTTAATAAATAAAACCAGCCCGATCACTGATTATTCAAATCTTGCATTTATTTCTATTTTAAAGCCAATCCCACGTGTAAATATCTTTATTATTTGTTCCAATGAAAACTATGCGCTGAACgattgaaaaccaaaagtgaCGCACTTaaattctatcatgattgaatcgacaaAAGTTCGATAACGCTGCACATATTTTTCAAGTGCAAAAGTaattggtcacaatctaagtgcagaacttttaaatttaatatgttaTTTATTCTGAGTGAAGATGCCAACAGATTTTTCGAGTTTGACCACTTTTTGTTCATCTTGATCCATATGTGCAAATGTAACCAAGCCTGAACCAAGCTACAACACTGAGTTCACTCAAACGTCATTCTTCGAAATCGTCTTCTTCGCCGACCGTGAGATTCTGTAAACAAAACGTAATTTAAAACTAAGTTTTTACCTGTTTTTCACGCAAATTTTATAACATACCAATAAAAACGGTACAAGGTGTACGCCGTAAGATGCCGGTGGATATAAACCGGCTAACGGACGGTTGGCTCGAATTGGAATCCGACCCGGGTTTGTTCACTTTGCTGCTGGAGGATTTTGGCGTCAAAGGTGTTCAAGTGGAGGAAATCTACGATCTGCAGAAAAATATCGAAGGCCCTGTTTATGGGTTTATTTTCCTATTCCGTTGGATTGAGGAGCGCCGTGCTCGCCGGAAGATCGTGGAGACAACGGAAATCTACGTGAAGGATGAGGAAGCGGTGAATAACATTTTCTTCGCCCAGCAGGTGGTTCCGAACAGTTGTGCAACCCATGCACTGCTGTCGGTACTGCTGAACTGTTCCGACATCGATCTGGGTAACACCCTCAGCCGGCTGAAGGTGCACACGAAGGGTATGTGCCCGGAGAACAAGGGCTGGGCCATCGGGAACACCCCGGAACTGGCCTGTGCGCACAATTCGCACGCAATGCCGCAGGCCCGACGGCGGATGGACCGCAACTCCGGAGTTAGCACTGGCAGgtaatatttttttgatttcagatattctttcattaGGTACCTCCATTAAAATTTCCTCAATTCTATACACATCTCtgtggatttctgtaggaataaggTAGATCCCATTTTATTTAATTCAAAACACTTAAAGTGTGTGTTTAATTTTCAGATTTACCGGCGAAGCATTCCACTTCGTCAGCTTCGTGCCGATCAATGGTCACCTGTTCGAGTTGGACGGGCTGAAGCCGTTCCCGATGGACCACGGACCATGGGCCGAAAAGGAAGCGTGGACCGATAAGTTTCGTCGCGTGATGTCCGATCGATTAGGTATTTCCACGGGCGAGCAGGACATCCGGTTCAATCTGATGGCCGTTGTTCCGGATAGGAGAATAGCCATTACTCACAAGCTGAAGATGCTTCGAACCAATCAGACGATTGTATCGGCTGCGTTGGAAAAGCTGCTGAAGAGCAAGCGAACCGAAAACAGATCTCTGGAAACGGATAAAATCAAGAAAGAGGAAGAATCTCCAGTGAAGTTGAGCTCGGAATATTCTCAACTGCTCGATATGAGTGAAAAAGACGACTCTTCGGTTCCCATGTCGAAGGAGCTGGAATCGTTAGTGTCTCTGAACAGTTCCTCGGATTCCGTGGAGATCATTGGCGAAACAGAAATAAAGAAGGAAAATCCTCCACCTTCGCCACCACCTTCCTTTATCGGTGCCGGAACATTCTCACCGAAGGATCTCCTCTCGCTCCTGAAGAATCTGGAATCGGAGATCAACATAACCGAGCAGCACCTATGCGACGAGAACGAGAAGCGGGCCATGTTCAAGGTGGACGATTGCCGGCGGACGCATAACTATGACGAATTCATCTGCACCTTTCTCTCGATGCTGGCCCATCAGGGGGAACTGGGAGATCTCGTTTCGCAGCATTTGATCACCAGTCGGAAACCGAACATGAGTAGCGTACAGAACAGTGGTTCCCGCGGGGTGGTCCGTAACTACAACAAGAAGACTACCACCAACGGATCGTCACCGAAGACGCCCAGTTCGAAGCGACGTCGCGGCCGCACCAAGTACCGAAAAAGGAAATAGGTTGCAAACGCTGGTGTTCGGTGGGCGTTCACGATTATGATGAGACTGGAAGGCTGCTGTCTCTTCGCAGTGTGAGAGGAGAGAGGgtcaggcatttttttttatcatagcAGGTATTTCTTTTTTATTACTATTAGCGACGATCAAATGATTACTacctttaaaacaataaaacatctTATGGCTTAGGTTCAGCTTAAAACAGTTATCGAACATTTCTTGTGGATAGTGCTAAATCACATTCCCCAAGAAGGACTGCTTTTCTATTTAATAGCAATGCAATCATGTATGGTAAggtggtggggctggctcaccaacacttccggtccgctttagtgctttatgcatcattgtggccaggtgttgttctagtttttccaactgtattgtaaagcatgagcggtgatccttggcattagcggagctagctttttcttttttcttactcactctcccaaacatACAAGcaaaagagcgagatgaaagagggggcaagctgcttcctcttccatctttctctttctcgtgtacgtttaggagagtgagtaagaagaaagaaaatgctggctccgccaatgatccttggcattcttgtgtaaattggggtactcgaaatgttgatcgatcaccgattattgctggcagatgcagtggaaagtttgtcttaatacgtatcaatcgtctctgacaaacgagaaaaactgacctcactgattacctgtctctgagccaaatttggtatagagtcttcagtctccgattaatcgcttcatgtttgatggaggtttttaatccaatgggttacatagccgatatcagaatgaagagagtaatgttccgcgtaatatatcacaaatcaaaagaggtacggtacattacgtggagcggatatactgaattgggtaccagaccaagtccctgctgggtggcgctaaataggtgagccatagacaatagaatcgtcaatgtcgtagggcatagtatgtgactattgtcgaaacaacactattttggtcattgtccaaccaaaatcataagcggcgtccacttacactaagcgcataactatgttagggtcaagattaggatgaaatcattggtaaaatataataacactttttattttgtgtagttagttgaactagagttaactttttattgagacattttctgtaggtttattctggattacaatacattagctgtcctttaactgaattacagtcggaacccgctcgttgagccacaacctccacccaaccaacgaattcgattcgctagttgggtgaagtgacagcagcacaaggggcatgcgcattgttttttttttaatcttgtttaggttggaagcaaaaaggaaacatcttcaatttgttttacatttagagcaaaactgatacattttgcaagatacatatatggccaatgcgagaaataattattttcacccatttctagtcggtgaagtgaaaatatatatgtttatgaaaccacccggaccaaaagcaagcacaaacgctttcaatgatcaagattgccgatgttttgtatttgtttcgaagtaattgtacatattcttttttataaagaaatatgaaatagaaattcttctcgattatcagtaaagtttaagaaaccaaaaactcattagctcgcccctcggaatttcagattggttgtcattttcagtttgacattgaattatgacatccaggtactttttagttggctgactgctcaactaacggggtcccaactaaaaagtctcccaactattaagccctcaaccagcgggtcatgactgtatttATAACAACTTTATTACTTCTTGATAAAAGATATAttaacaaaagcatttcaatgtggacatagaattgccaaactatacatctgatcagatacttttccggtattaaatttggggtggagagttaaacacttacggaaaatagtttttaaatgtcagacaaacatcacatgaacacagctactaatgaaccaaaccttctctactgtcttctcattttgccgcttcctatcctcaattgaacttatctgacactagttaggactgtctgtggaagatcggggtttctaattctgtgtaggacttgaTAAAACGGGATGCTTGATATGTaatgcggacaaatgggctggaagtactgagcaatcacaattactgtcgtactaatcatattaaatgcatgctttcctacttacatcccgaacgtcgccaaccggcaaagaggacatgacgaaaaaacgcgagatggccctaacaaaaactagaaaggcgatgaatatggtcaccgatgcaacgatatggaaacaaaatagatgagaaattatcgaccaaatcaaaatctatgaacatatcgctaatgttctttatcattctttctttttctcgtttcagcaacaaaatcgaaacctctctactatctcttcatttctgcctcttcccatcctattcccacatcttcttatatcctctaccccatctatttaatgtatctgacacttgttgggactggtaacgccagcgcctgcctgtggaagatcccggtgtgctaattcggtgtaggacatgttaacgggggaggctttgtaggtccacatctgcctacaagcagatgggctgacagttgtcggcctgggtgtggactgagcaattacaattacaatgcaATCATGTATGGTAAGGTAGGTAGGTAAGTCATCTAAGGAATATACCTAGTGATATCAATCTCTATTCTAAATTGCCTTTGAACAGAGATGATTTGGACTGTCTTTGATTGTGTACTTAGCTGGtaatgcagcctgggcactgttagttgtctttctgacttcagctagattgaagaggtacgtcccgagcgtctgttcgccaaggaggtgcggctcaaacagcgtctgttccggCATCCaacggctgaatatgaaatgctcaTCCACCGGAAGCTACACcttaggtggcagccccaccacggtggataggggaccttaggccaacaacctactgttcttaaaaaccgttacagaaaccgataatgaatgattacgaactgattcaacggcaacgacttctaGCGCGATACAACGAACAAGATTTGGAACTCGGAATGTACTAACCCTATagtccagcagggtaaactggcacaactagccaatgaggcatgccgtataaagcttgaaaccctaggactgagcgaagtttgTTGGCCGAACTTTAAAGAACACAGATTAGCATCGGgtaaaattctgctatactctgaccGACAAGGTGAACGcgctcctcgtcaccgtggagttggttgcctgctcagcgctcacgcccatgctgcgctcatgaagtgggaacctattaatctatatatataaaaatgagtttgaattccctttgaggcaacaaaactcacaaacggctgaaccgattaggatggctcttgcactGTTCGATGCGTATTCATGGTGgcagtgtttatatgtaaaaaaaataggaaaatgaactaaaaatgtaagaaaatagacaaaatgctgattttttatgacctgggaagaaaatcaatacgatctaaatgaaaccaatctagggtGCCATGATGCAAtgaccttaacaattgtcaaagcaccacaacttggcaagacaaagtttgccggacaGCTAGTgcgaggataattgtagccagattcagaacacgggtttgaagccttaccatgatccaatgttacacgccaaccgatgctgccgaaatgcaagacaaagagaactcttACAGCCAATTGAATGCTGCCacggacaagattccgaaaggtgacatcaagatcctcatggaagGTTGGTTACGACAACTTGGACTATGAGCGCGTTATGGGACaacatggtctcggagaaatgagcgaaaacggagagctgtttgcagagttttgtggcaacaatgacatggtgattgggggatcgctcttcgctcaacgaccagtgcacaaagtgacacggGTTACCCGTAATGGCgtcacagaaaatcaaatcgaccacatctgcagccttcttgatgtgcggaacaaacgtagcgccgacattgcctCCGAGcatcatctcttaatcggcgagatccgactgcgcattgctaggatccatcaacAGGGGGAGAAAATCGGGCACCGGTTCAACACAtgctgactggaagacgctgcggtgaaaaggtcctaaGTCTAGACAATCGGGCCTAGACAACCGTACTGCGGACCTAGGACCTAGGAGCTAGACAACCGtactgcggatattccagaaggtggaagcgtagaagatcaagagcgtgccatcaagaacgccttcctcgccactggcgagaataatttatttatttattctctttacatcaacagacaactttgtcccaatgatGGTTAAAACTATTTGATACTACCAACTATAACAACAGATAACACACACACAAAATCACTATTCGTCAGCATTTGTACAAAATATCACAGAAAAATTACGTCTGATTGTTGCACGAGACAAATTAAAATCGAAACCGGTTGCTGCCCTATTGAACACTCGAAGAGCACCATGAATAGCGATATTCTGGCCGTAGTCGGTTCGTTGGAGCGGTAATCTCAGCATATAATTGTTTCGTAACGCTCTTGGACGGACGTTCAAATCAACTGCCGCCAGAATTGCTGGGCAGTCTGTTCTTCCTCGAATTGTGTCAGCCACAAACATAGCCCTGGCGATATTTCGGCGCGCCTGGAGAGTTTCCAACTGGATCAAACGACATCTACTCTCATAGCTCGGTAATCTAAACGGATCCTGCCATGGAAGTCGACGGAGAGCAAAACGTATGAAGCGGCGCTGAACCGATTCGATCCTGTCCATACCGTTCTGGTGATACGGATACCAGACGACCGAGCAGTACTCTAGGGATGAGCGGACGAGCGAACAGTAAAGCGACTTGAGGCAACTGAACCactaagaaggcattgcttcagagaggggctagtgcacatcgcactctcaaggttagctgcgtagctgcgatggccacccgtaaaaatctccattgcgaataacataggagaaaatacgactcgatacaaacggcaaagacccacgcgaagaaataggtttagaggtaatcataccatctaccagagctgcggcaatacacgcgagctgggaacagctttcatcgtgatgggtgatatgcagaggcgcatgatcggttggtggccgatcgacgaaagaatgtgcaggttgaggatcaaaggccgattcttcaacttcagcataataaacgtgcacaacccacactccggaagtactgatgatgacaaggacgcattttacgcgcagctcgaacgcgagtacgagcgctgcccaagccacgacatcaagatcatcataggtgatttgaacgctcaggtaggtcaggagaaggaattcagaccgacgattggtaagttcagcgcccaccagcagacgaacgaaaacggcctacgactcattgatttcgccgcctccaaaaatatggccatacgtagcacctttttccaacacagcctcccttatcgttacacctggagatcaccacagcagatggaatctcaaatcgaccacgttctgattgactgacggcacttctccgacattatcgacgtcaggacctatcgtggcgccaacatcgactccgacctggtcaaattgcgcccaaaactctccgtcatcaacaatgtacgataccggcgaccgccacggtacaacctagagcgactgaagcaaccggatgtcgcctcagcatacgcgcagaatctcgaggccacgttgccagacgagggcgagctcgatgaggcccctctagaggactgctggagtacagtgaaagcagccatcaacgacgcagccgagagcaccatcgggtacgtcgaacggaatcgacggaacgaatggttcgacgaagtgtGCAGAACGGtgcagaatgcagcgagggcggtaatgctgcagcaagggactcgacagaacgtggaacgttacaaacagaagcggaaacggcagacccgcctctttcgggagaaaaagcgccgcctggaagaagcggagtgtgaagaaatggaactgctgtgccgttcccaagaaacacgaacgttctatcagaagctcaacgcctcCCGTAACGGCTTTGTGCCgcgaaccgaaatatgcagggataaagacggaggcctcttgacggacggacgtgaggtgatcgaaaggtggaagcagtacttcgatcagcccctgaacggcgtggagaacgtaggcacgggagcccacggcaacggaggaaacgacgacgccagtgcagcggaggacggaaataaaccaactcccacgctgagggaagttaaggatgccattcaccagctcaaaaccaacaaagcagctggtaaggatggtatcgcagctgaactcatcaagatgggcccagaaaagttggccacctgtctgcatcggctgatagtcaggatctgggaaaccgaacagctaccggaggagtggaaggaaggggtaatctgccccattcacaagaaaggcgaccatttggactGTGAGAACTTTAGTCTGTCACCTAAacttcgtctgtcacctaaaacgaatgagttcgtgggaaatgatcaagctggcttcatcgacgaccggtcgacaacggaccagatcttcaccgtacgccaaatcctccagaaatgccgtgaataccaggccccaacacatcacctgttcatcgacttcaaagcggcatatagacagtatcgaccgcgcagagctatggaaaaacaTGGACgacaacggctttcctgggaatctgactagactgattaaagcaacgatggacggtgtgaactatccagttcattcgagtctcgccggggactgcgacaaggtgatggactctcatgcctactcttcaacatcgctctggaaggtgtgatgtgacgagcccgctcaacagccggggaatgattttcacaaaatccggacaatttgtgtgctttgcggacgacatggacattatcgccagaacatttggaacgttgGCAGAGCTGTactcccgcctgaaacgcgaagcagcaaaggtcggactggtggtgaatgcctcaaacacaaaatacttgctggtaggcggaaccaaacacgaccggatccgtctgggtagtactgttacgatagacggggataccttcgaggtggtggaggaattcgcctacctcggatccttactgatggctgacaacaacgtgagtcgtgaaattcgaagacgcatcatcagcggaagtcgggcctactatgggctccagaagaagctgcggtctaaaaagattcacccacgcaccaaatgcacgatgtacaaaacgctaataagaccggtggacctctacggacacgagacatggaccatgttcgaggaggacctgcaagcactcggagtttggaTGAACCACgatctgcactttacggcgaacccagcatccacaatgtggccaaagccggaagaatacgatgggcagggcatgttgcaagaatgccgaactgcaaccctgcaaagttggtgttcgcgacagatccgattggcacaaggaggcgtggagcgcagagagcacgatgggcggatcaggtggagcgtgacttggcgagcatcgggcgtgaccgaggatggagaacggcagctacgaaccgtgtattatggaaaaatattgttaattcagttttatcttgaatttgatgtacctAATACTAtatggtgggggctggctcaccaacacttctGGTCCGCTTTACTGCCGTGtgtagcatagttgtcccatgttaatagggattcccatagaacatgggacaactatgctgcacacggcagtttagtgctttatgcatcattgtggccaggtgttgttctagtttttccaactgtattgtaaagcatgagcggtgatccttggcattcttgtgtaaattggggtactcggaatgttgatcgatcaccgattattgctggcagatgcatacctgtctctgagccaaatttggtatagagtcttcagtctccgattaatcgcttcatgtttgatggaggcttttaatccaatgggttacatagccgctatccgaatgaagagagtaatgttccgcgtaatatatcacaaatcagaagaggtgcggtatattacgtggagcggatatactgaattgggtaccagaccaagtccctgctgggtggcacgaaataggtgagccatagacaatagaatcgtcaatgtcgtagggcatagtatgcgACTATTGTcgaaatcaattattacaatacaatttcacgtttcaatatgtgtttagtagttttagaggtaacagcctaataagaaattttctgtaggttcataacttgccctcaacgagttgaatgttatattgcctcacaactgtgagcaacattattactcattaataaaaggttgtatcatcaatatggacatagacttgctgaacgaaacatttgaccaattaacatctttcaggtataaaataggtagtaggacaaaacttttatttttaaaagtagttatctatgttcatgatagaagagtagcgtaaagtgataccacccgttccagatccagaaacgtttcacactgaaagaaggttggaatgacagtgtgaacagaagatccgaactgctaggtgtaggaagaagtatgtttatttcccctccccttccccaacactctgtagaattttgatacaacttcacgtaactgttttggaagcttcacttattaacaaatttacaacaaacacgctagaacagtatctagagaatcgtggagggtgagaaacctgaactagtagcagtattcatatagattaacaattatatggtaagtgggggcaggatgggtcacctaagaaatggatccctataactttctgaatataaatcgcatttctctgtattctaccacgactctcagatacactagtcagctatgatataagagtataaaaaggttataaagtttgaaacctgcgtcttgacaaacaattttcaaaacatgacccatcttgccccacctcattttaacgggggcaagatgggtcagctataagaaaactcgattttcctccaacaaaaaatactatatattctagtttttctctatacatctaagcttcatagacgtacagattacatgaagaaagtgttgaaacatatcggtagattattctcagaactagaagatttttgttcgggtagccataaacggactttgaaaacctatattttttgtaggaaaatttaaaaaatatgttctcaaattttcagtgctctcatcgcttcgataatgtaggtcacagaatagcctttccatgaaaaataaaacattttcaaaaactatgcaaacataccgaaaaattagggtgacccatcttgccccgtctacacaatacacgtagtcatATGGAATAAGGagtttaacgaaaaaatattttatttttttctgtgcgaggaacgtatagaattttcaaaacaatataccacttttttgtgtatccccgtcgttcatctgggaa contains:
- the LOC109418843 gene encoding ubiquitin carboxyl-terminal hydrolase calypso, yielding MPVDINRLTDGWLELESDPGLFTLLLEDFGVKGVQVEEIYDLQKNIEGPVYGFIFLFRWIEERRARRKIVETTEIYVKDEEAVNNIFFAQQVVPNSCATHALLSVLLNCSDIDLGNTLSRLKVHTKGMCPENKGWAIGNTPELACAHNSHAMPQARRRMDRNSGVSTGRFTGEAFHFVSFVPINGHLFELDGLKPFPMDHGPWAEKEAWTDKFRRVMSDRLGISTGEQDIRFNLMAVVPDRRIAITHKLKMLRTNQTIVSAALEKLLKSKRTENRSLETDKIKKEEESPVKLSSEYSQLLDMSEKDDSSVPMSKELESLVSLNSSSDSVEIIGETEIKKENPPPSPPPSFIGAGTFSPKDLLSLLKNLESEINITEQHLCDENEKRAMFKVDDCRRTHNYDEFICTFLSMLAHQGELGDLVSQHLITSRKPNMSSVQNSGSRGVVRNYNKKTTTNGSSPKTPSSKRRRGRTKYRKRK